In Candidatus Kaistella beijingensis, a genomic segment contains:
- a CDS encoding aminotransferase class IV produces the protein MLESFFTSGEFQSINRAFLFGDAVKVSFFVRSSKLIMAEECYFFLMASMRKMRMNIPLDYTLDFFQQLFQENVIDKGVSDGIIQFLVYRNSDEKLLSKSDVFFYFEVNELDDVLSFQRDFEMDMIKEINVNSNLLSNIHVHCAENIYAEIYAKENDLDDVILLNPNKRIARSIFGNLLFLEGNVIKIPKTTEGAYISPLMENFVTFVHKQNLAEIQECEMIGFESQKAEEILMISDEKGIFPVCKIRNKSFGKERFSEMMEKWKRNFE, from the coding sequence ATTTTGGAATCTTTTTTTACTTCAGGCGAATTTCAGTCGATAAACAGGGCGTTTTTATTTGGTGACGCGGTGAAGGTTTCTTTTTTTGTCCGCAGTTCAAAACTGATTATGGCGGAAGAATGCTACTTTTTCTTAATGGCGTCCATGCGAAAAATGAGGATGAACATTCCGCTGGATTATACGCTTGATTTTTTTCAGCAACTATTTCAGGAAAATGTGATTGATAAAGGGGTTTCCGATGGAATCATCCAATTTTTGGTGTATCGAAATTCAGATGAAAAGTTACTGTCGAAATCCGATGTTTTTTTTTATTTTGAAGTGAATGAATTGGATGATGTTTTGTCTTTTCAGAGGGATTTTGAAATGGATATGATTAAGGAAATCAATGTGAACAGTAATTTGTTGAGCAATATTCATGTTCATTGTGCGGAAAATATTTATGCGGAAATTTATGCAAAAGAAAATGATTTGGACGATGTGATTTTGCTGAATCCAAACAAAAGAATCGCAAGAAGTATTTTCGGAAACCTGCTTTTCTTGGAAGGAAATGTGATTAAAATTCCTAAAACTACAGAAGGAGCCTACATTTCTCCGTTGATGGAAAATTTTGTGACTTTCGTTCATAAACAAAACCTCGCAGAAATTCAGGAATGCGAAATGATTGGTTTTGAATCACAAAAAGCCGAGGAAATTTTGATGATTTCGGATGAGAAAGGAATTTTTCCGGTGTGTAAAATTAGAAATAAGAGTTTTGGAAAAGAACGTTTTTCTGAAATGATGGAGAAATGGAAAAGGAATTTTGAGTGA